From one Lycium barbarum isolate Lr01 chromosome 6, ASM1917538v2, whole genome shotgun sequence genomic stretch:
- the LOC132644100 gene encoding uncharacterized protein LOC132644100, giving the protein MGRGFLATVDAVIRVKYGKMSMTVNGQEATFDVFKATRLPAHYEELKMISVVEPELTNAELDHFLASRDPLETAFVYGEDLKIDAEVEECLRIHDTSCAYLRATRCEETNLVLNWEKCHFMVREGIVLRHKISSKGIEVDKAKIEAIERLPPPVSVRGVRSFLGYAGFHRRFIKDFSKVANPLCNLLEKDVKFVFNEACLTAFEQLKRRLVPWYENMVNFIVSEVYPPGANHEKKKWILHDSRFYVWDEPYLYRVGTDQLIRRCVPEEEVSAILEKCHSSPYGGHHAGDRTAAKVLQSGFYWPTLFNDAHEFVRACDNCQRTGNIS; this is encoded by the exons atggggagaggaTTTTTGGCTACTGTTGATGCTGTAATCCGAGTGAAATAtgggaagatgtccatgacagttaATGGGCAAGAGGCGACCTTTGATGTGTTTAAAGCTACCAGacttccagcccattatgaggaATTGAAGATGATTTCTGTGGTGGAACCCGAGCTCACAAATGCCGAGTTAGATCACTTTCTAGCCTCGCGAGATCCGTTGGAGACAGCTTTCGTGTATGGGGAAGATCTGAAGATTGATGCAGAAGTGGAGGAGTGTCTTAGAATTCAtgacacttcatgtgcttatctacgagcaA CTCGTTGTGAAGAAACAAACTTGGTACTTAACTgggaaaaatgccatttcatggtTCGAGAGGGAATTGTTCTTAGGCACAAGATATCGAGCAAAGGAATAGAGGTTGACAAGGcgaagattgaagcaattgaaagattaCCACCACCTgtttcagttcggggagtgcgcagttttcttgggtATGCTGGCTTTCACcgacggttcatcaaagacttctctaaagttgctaaTCCACTGTGCAACCTtttagagaaagatgtgaagtTTGTGTTCAATGAAGCCTGTCTGACGGCTTTTGAGCAGCTGAAACGAAGGTTG GTGCCATGGTATGAAAacatggtgaactttatagtaaGTGAGGTTTACCCCCCGggtgctaatcacgagaagaagaagTGGATCTTGCATGACAGTCGTTTCTATGTGTGGGATGAGCCTTATCTCTACCGGGTTGGCACAGATCAGCTGATTAGAAGGTGTGTTCCAGAGGAAGAGGTCTCAGCGATTCTAGAGAAGTGTCACTCATCACCCTATGGGGGACATCACGCGGGTGACAGAACGGCTGCAAAGGTACTTCAGTCCGGGTTCTACTGGCCCACTTTGTTCAACgatgctcatgaatttgtgcgagCATGTGATAACTGCCAAAGGACCGGAAATATCTCCTag
- the LOC132644101 gene encoding uncharacterized protein LOC132644101, which translates to MVQDGEKRLLQLHELEEFRYHAYENAKMYKEHTKRIHDRLIQSRDFEPRQLVLLYNSRLKIFGGKLKSKWSGPFEVVRVTAHGAIVLKRPNSDETFLVNGQRVKHYYGEATDRARTTIDLEEA; encoded by the coding sequence ATGGTTCAAGATGGAGAGAAGAGACTGTTGCAGCTGCATGAGTTGgaggaatttcgctatcatgcttatgaaaacgCGAAAATGTATAAGGAGCACACCAAGAGAATTCATGACAGGCTCATCCAATCTCGTGACTTTGAGCCTAGGCAGTTAGTATTGCTGTATAACTCAAGGCTGAAGATTTTCGGTGGAAAGCTGAAGAGTAAATGGTCCGGACCATTCGAGGTAGTTCGCGTGACTGCACACGGTGCAATCGTGCTCAAAAGACCCAACTCGGATGAGACATTCTTGGTGAACGGGcagagagtgaagcattactacggGGAGGCCACTGACCGCGCCAGGACCACCATCGATCTTGAAGAGGCTTGA